GAATCGTGTTTGTGATCTCACCCTCCAGAAGGTTCCCTGGAGCTCTCCCAAGTAGTTATCTTGGCCTCTTCAACACCACTAACATAGGTTACTCATCCAACCATGTGGTTGGAGTCGAGTTGGATACCTTCCAAAACACACAGTTTAATGATATCGATGATAACCACGTCGGTATTGATATTAACGGTTTGAGATCTGTTCAGGCTGCTTCTGCATCTTATTTTAGTGATCAGGAAAATAGACGCGTGAACCTCAACCTTTACAGTGGACGCCCCATGCAACTTTGGGTGGAATATGATGGTACAGAGAAGCAACTTAATGTGACTTTAGCTCCCACTACCGTCCCTGCTAAACCAACCAAACCACTCTTGTCCTTCAACATTGATCTTTCACGGTACATGGTAGATCCTATGTTCGTGGGCTTCTCATCATCTACTTCTGGCATAAAAACACCTCAATATGTGTTGGGGTGGAGCTTTAAGATTAACGGACAAGCAAAAGAACTCTGTCTCTCCCAACTTCCTAAGCTTCCTCGAATGGGACCTAAAACAAGGCCTAGAATTTTTACCATTGGATTTCCAGTGATCGGTGCTAGTTTAGTGTTCATGTCCATCGTCATCATTCAATTCATTGTAGCAAGGAAGAGGAAATTCGCCGAAGTTCTTGAAGACTGGGAACTTGAATATGGACCTCACAGGTTCAAATATAAAGATCTCTACATCGCAACCAAAGGATTTCATGACAAGGAGCTTCTTGGTATAGGTGGCTTTGGTAAAGTCTACAAAGGTGTGTTACACACCTCAAAAGTAGAAGTTGCAGTGAAGAGGGTATCACATGATTCAACACAAGGGGTGAGGGAATTCATTGCTGAGATCATCAGCATGGGTAAATTGCGGCATCGAAATATAGTAACACTCTTAGGGTATTGTCGACGTAAAGGAGAGCTCCTTCTAGTGTATGATTTCATGCCCAATGGAAGTCTAGACAAGTTCCTCTTTGATCAATCAACAACATTGAGTTGGAATCAAAGATTTCAAATAATTAAGAATGTGGCATCCGCGTTACTATATCTCCATGAAGAATGGGAACAAGTTGTGGTTCACAGAGACATCAAGTCCAGTAATGTCATGTTAGACAGGGAAATGAACGGGAGATTGGGAGATTTTGGGCTTGCAAAATTATATGATCATGGAGGGGATCCAAAAACCACCCATGTGGTGGGGACGTTTGGTTATCTTGCACCAGAATTTGCTACAACTGGCAAAGCAAATCCTAGTGTGGATGTGTTTgcatttggggtttttttgttGGAAGTGGCTTGTGGTAGGAGGCCAATCGATCCACAAGCATCAGAAGAGTGTATTGAGTTGGTGGATTGGGTGATCTCAATTTGGAATAGTGGGAAGATTCTTGAAGCTGTGGATCCCAAATTGGAAATGAATAATGAGGTGGAGGAAATGGAGTTAGTGTTAAAACTTGGATTGCTTTGCTCTCAATCCGATCCAATTGCAAGACCATGTATGAGACAAGTTGTCCAATATTTGAAGGGAGAGATTCCACAACCGGACCTGCCATTTCTGACTTCAGAAAATACTGGTGAAGCCTCTTTTTGGTGTCCTTATTTTAGTCGTGGAAAGACTCCACCATCATCAATTGCACATTCTCTACTCTCTGGAGGACGCTGAttctatctttattttttttttttttttttcgggtggGGTGTAAGAGTAGTTAGTGTTTTGTTTTACTAGCAAGCCAAGGCCTTTCTGGGTTTCATGGACTCGGCCAAGTCATCCCCAAAAAGTCTGGAAGTCTGGTGGCAGGGGCTAGTTTTTGGTAGTTGTCAGCGTTTATGGTGTTTCACTCTCTCATTGTATAatccttcttttcttaattttaaaaaataataataataataatcgtTGTTAAGTTAGGTCTGATGTCATAGAAAAACCTGTTAATATCGATTATTGATaacttaaattttttctttcactaATACGTGGTTTTGAAGGCTATTGAATGAACAACAGGAAAGGTATTTTCGAattcatcactagaagtttgTAGTTTGTAGTTTGTGATGGAATAAGAATTGCATCAAATAAATGGTAATGGAATTCTTCTTACTCCAACGGTGAAAGAGATCTTTTGCCTATGGCCATATTGATCATGGATTTCTACCATTCTTTTTGAGACATTATCAAAAGCTATCTGTCAAAACCACCAAGAACTTCTTTTATAATCCTAGCTAGATTCAGAGTATAAATCAGACCTTGAATAGTCTTACACCTAAGCATGATGGAGCATCAAAGGTCAGTAATTTCAGACATATTTCATCAAGTGATAGAGAGCCCCTGTGGATGAACTTCTTTAATAAATGCAATTGCAAACCCCCCAGAAACTCAAACTGACAAAAACTTCCTTAATTCCATACTATAGTTTCTTTTCGATGAACCAAACcagtgtagaaacgcaaccctaaaacgatgtagaagaaaatggaaaaacaaaacaaacaatgcacacagattttacgaggttcggcaaggttgcctacgtccccggtgagatgagatcctacttcactatcaatggagaatagggttacaacgctcttcctcacacctctccgtattgcttgcattacagagaaagaaaccctcgctacaaatatatagcggaaaaaaccctaatctggatcaaattacaattgccaacctaatccggattaaactacaattgccctcaaataaaaaattcgagcggggggctgcgcccccctacaccccctgctgtgcagggggcctcctgccccccttgcaacccccacgacccactaaccggctagcgggaccgccgtcctggctgtctaggtgctgcaccagtactccctggattaaactgcgacggaatacaagacatcatacaccaacaactaGCCTACTGGCTCAGGTGCATGCAGCCTTGTGAGCAACCCACAACACTCACTTGCTGGGGCTGGCCTTCGCTGACTGCATGACAATAGGTTGTGCCATGCACTACAGTCTTGTGCCAGGATTAACTTGTATGCCACCTCACTAGTTACATCTGTAAGGACCCTAAGTTGGGATGGAGtatggttatttatttatttatttattattattattattttttaaccaaggtgcctgggccagcttacgtgcacctcgactaatcatCGGGGAGACTAACACAGCAAATCACCGCCACGATCTCTACTTAAATCGCAAATGCACAAATGAAGAATCAAACCTGAGATCATGTACCTATCCACAtaatccccaattcgccctaGCCATCTAGGCAACCCATGGATGGATAGATGGAATATGGTTATACCCTCACGGGCaatgatcaa
The Macadamia integrifolia cultivar HAES 741 unplaced genomic scaffold, SCU_Mint_v3 scaffold741, whole genome shotgun sequence genome window above contains:
- the LOC122069864 gene encoding L-type lectin-domain containing receptor kinase IV.2-like — translated: MLEEQRKNKWQTMFIIKYVLLFLLLSRFVASQQEDVGFTYNGFRGVNMSLDCLAQITENGLLMLVNTTLSQVGHAFYPQPICFMNSSSGNVFSFSTTFIFALFSEFATLGGPGIVFVISPSRRFPGALPSSYLGLFNTTNIGYSSNHVVGVELDTFQNTQFNDIDDNHVGIDINGLRSVQAASASYFSDQENRRVNLNLYSGRPMQLWVEYDGTEKQLNVTLAPTTVPAKPTKPLLSFNIDLSRYMVDPMFVGFSSSTSGIKTPQYVLGWSFKINGQAKELCLSQLPKLPRMGPKTRPRIFTIGFPVIGASLVFMSIVIIQFIVARKRKFAEVLEDWELEYGPHRFKYKDLYIATKGFHDKELLGIGGFGKVYKGVLHTSKVEVAVKRVSHDSTQGVREFIAEIISMGKLRHRNIVTLLGYCRRKGELLLVYDFMPNGSLDKFLFDQSTTLSWNQRFQIIKNVASALLYLHEEWEQVVVHRDIKSSNVMLDREMNGRLGDFGLAKLYDHGGDPKTTHVVGTFGYLAPEFATTGKANPSVDVFAFGVFLLEVACGRRPIDPQASEECIELVDWVISIWNSGKILEAVDPKLEMNNEVEEMELVLKLGLLCSQSDPIARPCMRQVVQYLKGEIPQPDLPFLTSENTGEASFWCPYFSRGKTPPSSIAHSLLSGGR